One window from the genome of Nicotiana sylvestris chromosome 9, ASM39365v2, whole genome shotgun sequence encodes:
- the LOC138877733 gene encoding secreted RxLR effector protein 161-like: MINLLLYLTASQPNIMFSVCKCTKFQSAPKESHLTAVKRIIRYLIGTVSHGLWYPRSNSFKLEGFSDADLAGDKEDRKSTSGTCQLLGKTLISWNSKKQESVALSTTEAEYIAIG, encoded by the coding sequence ATGATTAACTTATTACTATATCTGACTGCAAGTCAACCAAATATTATGTTCAGTGTGTGTAAATGTACCAAGTTTCAGTCAGCTCCTAAAGAATCTCATTTGACTGCAGTAAAGAGAATCATTCGATATCTTATTGGGACTGTCTCCCATGGACTATGGTATCCTCGCTCTAACTCTTTTAAATTAGAAGGTTTTTCAGATGCTGACCTTGCAGGTGATAAGGAAGATAGAAAGAGCACAAGTGGTACATGTCAATTACTAGGAAAGACATTGATATCCTGGAACAGTAAAAAACAAGAATCAGTTGCATTatctaccactgaagctgaaTACATTGCTATTGGATAA